From one Mytilus galloprovincialis chromosome 13, xbMytGall1.hap1.1, whole genome shotgun sequence genomic stretch:
- the LOC143057367 gene encoding cyclic GMP-AMP synthase-like receptor 2, producing MCYALLKIILKDDIANDSECKDLLCSYFLKTTIFWISEEQPSSVWTPDNLITCFMRCFSRLVYCVEHSVCSHYFIPENNMFENNIEGRARDVLLNKLNTLHSYGWRFILFSDQISNFAVSMWNFPIEPFTLYVNDVKKIVQSRTLRFANGDFKFYSELDIHVFDAGLLHNIWCHKFSLKHLYAYYISQRCSKQAQSLPLDGAIINNKYQYKQYKSCLSTLLTNVYHDAVSGWLMVASFFYKTKQYRKALHIIRYSISKCTSDKLFLELTLSHIHYQSLKLLSFNKTSVACLLKILFVDIIQLTDNSTLTPEELLMEGCNNEYYIPSTAYAYFLSVLCHYHLNDVRHCQDSIQDLKIVIGERYLMANVRITAEAYILLGIALQLFGDKESARQAFLQSLEIYPDESNNSAAMRLL from the coding sequence ATGTGCTATGCtctcttaaaaataattttgaaagatgaTATAGCAAACGATTCTGAATGTAAAGATTTACTCTGTTCATATTTCCTTAAAACAACTATTTTCTGGATATCTGAAGAACAACCATCATCTGTATGGACACCTGATAATCTTATAACTTGTTTTATGCGATGTTTCAGCAGGTTAGTCTATTGTGTTGAGCATTCGGTTTGTTCACATTACTTCATTCCAGAAAACAACATGTTCGAGAACAACATAGAGGGCCGTGCTCGTGATgtacttttaaacaaattaaacacgTTACACAGCTATGGTTGGcgattcattttattttcagatcaaaTATCTAACTTTGCTGTATCGATGTGGAATTTTCCAATTGAACCATTTACATTATATGTAAATGACGTTAAGAAAATAGTTCAATCCAGAACTTTGCGTTTTGCTAATGGTGACTTCAAATTTTATTCTGagttagatatacatgtattcgaCGCAGGATTATTACACAACATATGGTGtcataaattttcattaaaacacTTGTATGCATACTACATATCACAGAGGTGCAGTAAACAAGCTCAGAGTTTACCACTTGATGGTGCAATTATCAATAATAAATACcaatacaaacagtacaaatccTGTTTAAGTACTCTTCTAACGAATGTTTATCATGACGCTGTTTCTGGATGGCTTATGGTGgcttcatttttttacaaaacaaagcaatacaGGAAAGCTTTACACATCATTAGGTATTCTATATCGAAATGTACTTCCGATAAACTGTTTTTGGAATTGACTCTGTCACATATCCATTACCAGTCACTTAAACTGCTGTCATTCAACAAGACGAGTGTGGCTTGTCTTCTGAAAATACTATTCGTAGATATTATACAATTAACAGATAATTCAACGTTAACACCAGAAGAACTTTTAATGGAGGGATGTAATAACGAATATTATATTCCATCCACAGCGTATGCTTATTTCCTTAGTGTTCTTTGTCATTATCACCTCAATGATGTTAGACATTGTCAGGATTCTAttcaagatttaaaaattgttataggAGAAAGATATTTGATGGCAAATGTGAGGATTACAGCGGAGGCCTACATTTTATTGGGAATTGCTTTACAATTATTTGGCGACAAGGAATCCGCACGACAAGCTTTCTTACAGTCTTTGGAAATCTACCCGGATGAATCGAACAATTCTGCCGCAATGAGACTTTTGTAA